One window of Triticum dicoccoides isolate Atlit2015 ecotype Zavitan chromosome 5A, WEW_v2.0, whole genome shotgun sequence genomic DNA carries:
- the LOC119299917 gene encoding uncharacterized protein LOC119299917: protein MKNLVRWLFSTTRFTTFYFFLCIQFPLIYNLILLSIFIFLFLCRFIFCLIPIFNLFSSCFVGSSFLITLLPEIQDPQALAHLAGLNFYLSLYEQDPGWVTFIQNELNHNTPLEDIPGRLKLFLMEEKLSSMRQDVIQEFVALYQRVGPYLPIEPYLVDEALRSYLDHIHATDSFTVLQASYQDLRENEGGSVFFRNAVSHNRDLLEAESSARRCLEVEQRIRWEEIPKSKAILERAEHEHALDLFKSEDLRRELEKKERGSSVILILFSSSPPAPL, encoded by the coding sequence ATGAAAAATCTGGTTCGATGGCTCTTCTCCACTACCCGCTTTACTACTTTCTATTTTTTCTTATGTATTCAGTTTCCCTTAATATATAATTTGATATTACTTtcgatttttatatttttattcctTTGTCGTTTTATATTCTGCCTAATACCAATTTTCAATCTTTTTAGTTCGTGCTTCGTTGGCTCCTCCTTTCTGATCACTCTCCTGCCAGAGATTCAAGACCCCCAGGCTCTAGCTCATTTAGCAGGGCTAAACTTCTATCTGAGTCTTTACGAGCAGGATCCGGGATGGGTTACATTCATTCAGAACGAGCTTAATCATAATACCCCCCTGGAAGACATACCTGGGCGACTTAAGCTCTTCCTAATGGAAGAAAAGCTCTCTTCTATGCGACAAGATGTCATTCAGGAATTTGTGGCGCTTTATCAAAGAGTAGGGCCTTATCTACCGATCGAGCCCTACTTGGTCGATGAAGCGCTTCGTTCCTATCTGGACCATATTCACGCAACTGATTCTTTCACTGTTCTCCAAGCGTCTTATCAAGATCTGCGGGAGAATGAGGGAGGATCCGTTTTCTTTCGAAATGCTGTTTCCCACAACCGGGATCTCCTTGAGGCGGAAAGCTCCGCAAGGAGGTGCCTGGAAGTGGAACAGAGGATCCGGTGGGAAGAAATCCCCAAGAGCAAGGCAATTCTCGAAAGAGCTGAGCACGAGCATGCTCTCGACTTGTTTAAGTCGGAGGATCTTAGAAGGGAATTAGAAAAAAAAGAGCGGGGTAGCTcagtaattctgattcttttctcttCCAGCCCCCCGGCCCCTCTTTGA